The following proteins are encoded in a genomic region of Gadus macrocephalus chromosome 19, ASM3116895v1:
- the gnsa gene encoding N-acetylglucosamine-6-sulfatase has product MASVGHCLPTFLNGLLICVTLLSGLSVTAKPNRKPNIVLILTDDLDIAIGGLTPLAKTKKLIGDAGISFTNAFVASPLCCPSRASILTGKYPHNHHVINNTLEGNCSSTAWQKSQEPNTFPALLHNLGGYQTFFAGKYLNQYGDAKAGGLGHVPLGWTQWFGLERNSKYYNYTLSVNGKPEVHGAEYSKDYLTDVLANVSLDFLRYKSKYQPFFMMVSTPAPHSPWTPAPQYQDTYKDTKAPRDPNFNVHGKDKHWLIRQAKTPMSNASIQFLDNAFRSRWRTLLSVDDLVERLVLALEASKELDNTYVFFTSDNGYHTGQFSLPLDKRQLYEFDIRVPLMVRGPNIKPNQTSKLLVANVDLGPTMLDIAGYDVNKTQMDGMSFLPVLEGRVNASSWRTDVLVEYEGEGHNVSDPSCPLLGPGVSECFPDCVCEDAFNNTYACVRSVAPSTNLQYCEFDDNEVFVEVYNVTADPFQLANIAKTIDQEVLEKMNHRLMMLQSCSGASCRTPGVYDSRYHFDPSHMFDSHRTRLSLLRHGTK; this is encoded by the exons ATGGCCTCTGTCGGACATTGTCTGCCGACTTTTCTAAACGGGCTTTTAATCTGCGTCACTTTGCTGAGCGGTCTGAGTGTCACTGCCAAGCCGAACCGAAAACCTAACATCGTTTTGATTCTCACCGACGACCTGGACATCGCTATTGGGGGTCTG ACTCCACTAGCCAAGACTAAAAAGTTAATTGGAGATGCAGGGATCTCGTTCACGAATGCT ttCGTGGCCAGCCCACTGTGCTGCCCAAGCCGGGCTAGCATACTGACGGGGAAGTACCCCCACAACCACCACGTCATCAACAACACGCTGGAGGGCAACTGCAGCAGCACGGCCTGGCAGAAGAGCCAGGAGCCCAACACCTTCCCAGCCCTGCTGCACAACCTGGGAGGATACCAGACCTTCTTTGCTGGGAAGTACCTCAACCAg tacggCGACGCCAAGGCTGGTGGACTTGGCCATGTCCCGCTGGGATGGACCCAATGGTTTGGACTG GAGCGGAACTCCAAGTACTACAACTACACTCTGTCTGTGAACGGGAAGCCTGAGGTTCATGGAGCGGAATACAGCAAGGACTACCTGACCGATGTTCTG gcCAACGTGTCGCTGGACTTCCTGCGCTACAAGTCCAAGTACCAGCCCTTCTTCATGATGGTGTCCACCCCGGCCCCCCATTCCCCCTGGACGCCGGCCCCCCAGTACCAGGACACGTACAAGGACACCAAGGCCCCCAGGGACCCAAACTTCAACGTGCATGGGAAG GATAAACACTGGCTGATCAGACAGGCCAAGACCCCAATGAGCAACGCCTCCATCCAGTTCCTGGACAACGCCTTCAGAAGCCG GTGGCGCACTCTGCTCTCGGTGGACGACCTGGTGGAGCGCTTGGTGCTCGCCCTAGAGGCCAGCAAGGAACTTGACAACACATACGTCTTCTTCACTTCCGACAACGGATACCACAccg gccagTTCTCTCTACCTCTGGATAAGAGGCAGCTGTATGAGTTTGACATCAGGGTGCCTCTCATGGTCAGAGGGCCCAACATCAAGCCCAACCAAACCAGCAAG CTGCTGGTGGCCAACGTGGACCTGGGTCCCACCATGTTGGACATCGCGGGCTACGACGTCAACAAGACCCAGATGGACGGCATGTCCTTCCTGCCTGTGTTG GAGGGCCGGGTGAACGCCAGCAGCTGGAGGACAGATGTGCTGGTGGAGTACGAGGGCGAGGGTCACAACGTCTCGGACCCCTCCTGCCCCCTGCTCGGACCGGGGGTCTCG GAGTGTTTCCCCGACTGCGTGTGCGAGGACGCCTTCAACAACACCTACGCCTGCGTGCGCAGCGTCGCCCCCTCCACCAACCTCCAGTACTGCGAGTTTGACGATAACGAG GTGTTCGTGGAGGTGTACAACGTGACCGCCGACCCCTTCCAGCTGGCCAACATCGCCAAGACCATCGACCAGGAGGTCCTGGAGAAGATGAACCACCGCCTCATGATGCTGCAGTCCTGCTCCGGAGCCTCCTGCCGCACCCCTGGGGTGTACGACTCCAG gtaccACTTCGATCCCAGCCACATGTTCGACAGCCACCGGACCCGGCTGAGCCTACTGCGACACGGGACCAAGTGA